The sequence below is a genomic window from Actinokineospora baliensis.
CGATCTACGGCATGCCGATCCTCAACGTCGACGAGAGCCGGTCGGTGATCGTGCTCAAGCGCGGGATGGCGCCCGGGTTCGCCGGGGTGGACAACGCGCTGTACTTCGACCCGAAGACGACCATGCTCTTCGGCGACGCCAAGTCGTCGGTCGCGGAGGTCACGGAGGAACTGAAGGCGCTCTGAGGGCTTCTGCCATGCTTTGTCCGTTCGACCGGACTGGTTGGAGGACCTCATGCGGTGGACCCTGGAAGTCGTCTCGGTGCCGGTCAGCGACATCGACCGGGCGAAGGCCTTCTACGTCGACGGGCTCGGGTTCCACGTCGACCACGACACCACCGCGGGTCCGGTCCGCTTCGCCCAGCTCACCCCGCCGGGGTCGGGCTGCTCGATCGTGATCGGCATGTCCGCGATGGCACCCGGCTCGCTGCAGGGCCTGCAGCTGGTGGTCAACGACGTGCGGGCCGCGCACGCCGAGCTGACCGCGCGCGGCGTCGAGGTCGGCGAGGTCCAGTACGCCTCCCGCGAGGGCGGGTTCCGGGCCGCGACCGCCGAGGACGACCTGAACAACTCCGGGTTCCTGTTCTTCAGCGACCCGGACGGCAACGGCTGGGCGGTGCAGCAGATCACCGCTCGCCCGTGAGACCGCGGGCGCTGTACCGGCACCCGGTCGAGCGGTTCGGTCTGCTGTGGACGGCGTCGGCGTGCGCGTTGGGCGTCGTGCTGGCGGTGGCGTTGTGGACGCCGGAGAGCGGGCTGGACAAGGTCCTGCTGGTGGTCGCCGCCTGCGTCACCGGTGCCGCGACCGCCTACCAGGCGCTGTTCCCGTACTGCTTCATCCGCGACGGCAAGGTCGGGATCCGGACCGTGCGCGGCCTGCGCACGGTGGCGTTGGCCGACATCACCGCCACGAGCCGCCGCGACGCCAGGGCCCCGTTCGGCCGGGCGGTCTACCGGTACCCGGCGATCACCGTGGACGGCCGGGTCGTGCCGCTCGACCGCGCCCACTACCGGCCTGGGCACCGGCGGGAGCAGCGGATCGAGGAGTTCCTCAGCCAGCTTCAGGGAGCGACGACCTCCGGGATCAGGTGACCTGTCCGCACCGCGTTCGCCAGTTCGGCCTGGTCGAGCTTCCACACGATCGTGTCCCCGCCGCTGGGGCCGGTGGTCCGGAAGACCGGTTCGGCGTGCCGGGCCAGCCAGGGCAGCAGGTCGGGGGAGGCGTAGCCGTAACCGAGGCTGAGCGGGCGGCTCTGGGTGAGGACGTAGTCGGCGCGGAAGCGGTGCAGCGCGCCGAGCGAGGTCCACGTGCCGACGCGGAGGTTGGCGCCTTCCCCGGAGTGCAGCGCGAACTGGGCGGTCGGTGTCGTAAGACCGACTCGCGAGTTGGGTGGCACCTGGGTGTCGAGGAACGCCCGGGCCTGCTGGTAGCCGTTGTCGGTGACCGCGCGCGCGTGAGCGGCGAAGGCAAGACCCGCGACCACCACAGCGGCGGTGGCAGTGACCAGCGCGGGGCGTAGTCGCACGGATAGCTCCACTGCCACCACGCCAAGCGCTAGGACGCCGGGGACCACTACGAAGTAGCCCATCTGCTCCTCCAGCGTCCCGAAGGCCAGGGAGAACAGGCCGAGCATCCCCATCACGGAAGCCACTAGGCCGATCAGCCTGCGATCCGCTCGAGCCGACCGCAGGGCGAGTACACCAGCGGGTACAGCTAGGCCGAGAAGGACGTAAGAGGTGCCGAACCGGCCTAGTTGGCCCAGCAAGGTCTCTAGCAGGTTGGGGGCGTTGGGGGAGTTGAAGCCGCTGATCTGGTCCAATCCGGCCATACGCCTAAGCCCGCCGATCTTGTGGCTCCACCAGTCCGGCAGGCGTCCTGCGATGGCGAGGGCGATGACGTAGCTGGCATATGGCACCAGAGCCAAGCTGAAGACCTGGAGTGCTGTCTTACGCGGCAGTGTCCTCTTCCACAACGTCGCTAAGAGGACTGGCAGCAGGGCGGGTACGGCTGAGACGTCTTTGGCCAGGACGGCGAGACCTAGTAGGAAGCCGCCTACGGAGATCAGCCACTGACGTCGCTCCAGGCCGATCAGCAGGCACAGCCAGCCCGCGAGGATCAGAGCGAACGCCGGGGTCTCCAGCATCACCCGGCTGTCGTTGCGCAGAACGAACGGATCGGCGGCGAGGACGACCGCGCCGACCACCGCCACGACAGGTTTGGTGGTCCGCAGGAGAAGCAGATATCCCAGCGCCACAACAACCGCCCCGAGCAGTGCGTTCACCCACCGCAGCTGGAACACCAGGGTCGTCGGGTCCGGCGAAAGATCAAATAGGCCGGTGATCACGCCGTTGAGCCAGAACGTCAGCGGCGGGTGCAGGTAAAAGGCCTCCCCGGCGAGGTTGGGCCATTCACCGCGGCCGACCGACAGCGCCAACCGCGAGTAGGTGACCTCATCGATGAACAACTCGTTCGCCGTTGTCAGCCCCCACAGCCGCAGCGAAAGCGCCAAACCGACAACCGCCGCGCCCGCGAGGACGAGCCCTTTCCTCACTGCGCGGCCACCTCCAGAGTGTGGTCGACCCAGTCCTCGGCCGACCCGAGAACGGTGCCGCCGCGCTCGCGCAGGAACGCCTTGGACTTCTGCTCCCAGTCGAAACCCGCGAACGGCACACCCGTGCCCGCCGCGAACACCAGCGCGTGCAGCCGCAGCCCGAGCACACCCGCCGCGCGGCCCACCACGGCCTTCGCCAGCGCGGGCGGCAGTTGCGGTCCGATCACCGGCAACTCCAGCGCGGCCGCGAGAGCGGCGTCCCGGTGCGCCAGGCCGAGGCCGTAGTCCGCGTGCGTGGACAGGGCGAGCGCGGCCACCTCGCCGCCTCGTTCCCGCCACCGCCGGGTGGCGTGCAGGCAGGTCTCGCGCAAGGTCGCCATCCGGGTCGTGTCGGGAAGGGCCTTGGGGGACAACAGGAGCAGCGGCGCCTCGGCATCGATCCCCGCGCCTGCCAACGCCAGTTTCGCCGCTTCGGGGGAAGCGGGCGCCAGCTCCAACGCGAGGTCGCCGACCACAGGCACCGGGACGCCCAGGGTCCGTGCGGACAGCTCGTCGCGGACGGTGAGCCTGCCGAACACCGCGGCCGACCGGAGCTTGCGCAGCGCGGCGGGCGGCGTGCCCGGGTAGACCCCGATGGCCAGGTAGAACGTGGCGCGCCCGACCCGATTGGTCGCCTCGACCACGGTCGGCAGCAAGCGGACCAGCGGGGGCAACCCGGAACCGAACATGCCGCCGCCGACCACCAGGACCGCCTCGCACCAGCGCAACCCGGCCGCGAACGAGACCGCGGTCATCGGCCGGGCGGCGACGCCGTGGGTCCACTCGACGAGCCTGGGGTTGCGCGAGAGGACGCTGACCTCGGCGCCCGCGTCGAGCTCGGTCAGCGCCGCGGCCAGCAGGGCCTCGTCGCCGGTGTTGCCGTTGCCGAAGTTGCCCACGATGAGCACCCGCCGCGCTCCGTCGAGGTCGACCGTCATCTGGTGGCCTTTCCGCGCCATGCCCTGGTTTGTCCGAAGTAGACCGCCCGGTGCAGCAGGGTCGCTGTGGGGAGAACCGTTCTGGGGTGGGTGAACTGCAGGATCCACGCGGTCCTGGTGGACGGGCCGCTGTTCGGGTGTGCGCTGTGGACGGTCTCGAACAGGTGCAGCGCCGCGCCGCCGACCGGGAGCGGGACGTCGACGGCGTCGGATTCGGCGACGCCGACGGTGCGCAGCGCGCCACGGCGGCCGGGGACCGGTTCGTGCGGGAGGACGCCGTTGCGGTGGCTGCGCGGGACGTAGCGCATGCAGCCGTCCGCCGGGCCGACCGGGGTGGTGGGGATCCAGATGTTGAGGCGGCGCTCCGGCAGGCCCGACCGCTTGTGCACCCGGTCCTGGTGCCACACCGTTTCGTAGCCGCAGCCTGGTGGCTTGCGGATGCTGTGGTCGAAGCGGAACCAGGTCCCGGCACCGAGCACCCGCCTGGCCAACGCCCGCCCGCGCCGGAACACCGCTGTCCTGCGCAACTGCGGCGACAACGACGACGGGTACAGGATCTCCGGCACCTCCGCGCCGAACTCGCCGTCGGTGGCGCCGAGGTCGAGCACACTCGCCGCGGGGAGGTCGGCGAACCGGTCGAACAGACCGTCCAACCGCTGCGCGACCTCGGCGATCTCGCCGGGGGTGAACAGGTCCGGCACCCCGAGGTACCCGTCGGTCAACAGCGACCGCCGCTGCTGCTCTGTGATCACACTTCCCGCCAATCCCGTGCCGCCGCCAGGTACACGCGCTCCTGCGCCCGCGCCAGCCGGTCCCACGAATACGCCCGCGCCAACTCCCGACCGCCCAAACCCAGCCGCCGCACCCTGTCCCCGTCCGCGGCCAACTCGGCGAGCGCGCACCCGTAGGCAGCGGTGTCGAACGCGGGCACCAGCACCCCGGCCGACTCCGGCACGACCTCGCGCAGGCAGTCGATGTCGAACGCCACCACAGGGCTCCCGCACGCCGCCGCCTCCAGCGCGACCATGCCGAAGGTCTCGAACCGCGACGGCACCGCGACCACACGGGCCGCCGCGAGCAGTCGGTACTTGGCCGCACCGCTCACCCAGCCCGCGAACCTGACGCGGTCGGCGATCCCCAGTCCAGCGGCCATGTCCCGCAACCGCTGCTCGTCCGGTCCTGTCCCGGCCAGCACCAGAGCGCCCGGCAACCGGTGCGCCTGCTCGGCGAACGCGGTCAACAGCAGGTCGAGGCCCTTCTGCGCGATCTCCAACCGGCCGACGAACACCACGTCCTCGCCGCGCGGGGAACTGGCGTCGAACGCCGCCGCGTCCACCCCGTTGGCCACCACCTCGACCCGGGCCGCCGGGTTCATCGCGCTCAACCGCTCGGCGATCCCCGTCGACACCGCCACCAGCCCGCGGTGCGTCCGCACCCCGGCCCGCTCGACCAGGAAGAACGGCAGCCGGTACTGGCGCGACTTCTCCCTGGCGTTGAGCCACTGCACCACACCCACCGTCGGCCTCCCGGTCCACAGTGGAGCACCGATGCTGGACACCGGCGCGAAGAAGTCCTCCACCACCAGGTCCGCCGGGTAGCGGCGGGACACGAACGGCAGCGCGACCGCGTACCCGGCGATCCGGCCGAGGTACGTGCGGCCCTCCCCGATGCCCACGTGCTCGTAGCGCACGCCGTCCTCGACCCGGTCGACGCACCCGGGCCAGCGGGTGGTGAGGACCGTGATGTCGTGGTCGCGGGCGAGACGTCGGTTCATCTCGTGGGTGCGCACGGCCCCACCGCCGGAACCGGGGAGCGCGGGGTCTTCGAAGCCCAGGTGCAGGACGCGCAGTCGCGCGCCGGGCGGTGGTCGCTCGGTGGTCCTGATCCGGCGGATGGCAAGCAGGCCGAGCAGGGCAGACGTGGCGATCCAGGCGGGAACCCAGTGGCTCGCCTGCCAGAGGATGACGGTGGCGATGCTGGAGGCGGCAAAGGGGAGCAAGGCAGGTCGTGCGATCGTGGCTGCCGCTACGAGGCCGCCCAGACACGTGCCCAGGGCCAGATTTGAGGTTTGCCAACCGATTCCGATGCCCAGGAGCACTAGGACGAGAGCCACGATCAGGTGCTTGCTCGCCTTGCGGTAGGCCGACTGTGCCTGGAGCACTGTGATGGCAAGGGTGATCAGGCCGAAGAAGAGTCCGGTGAGGACGGTGTAGGGGAGTAGCTGGACCGCCGCGGTGAGGTGGGCGGGCACGATCCACCTGACGAGGTCCGCGGGGGCGGTGATCAGCACCGCGGCGACCGGGAAGGCCAGCCACCCGTAGGCGGTCATCGTTTCCCTTGCTGTGCCGGGGGAATCGGTCAGCCTGGGGAAGGCGACGACCGCCAGCGCCGCCGCGACGAAGAGGGGGACCCGGCCCAGGGTCGCGGCCAACTGGTAGGCCGCCGACTCGGAACCGGGGCCGAGGAAGATCGGGGCGAGCACGATGTCGGTCGCGGTCAGCACGCCGAGAAGCCCCTGTACCGCGCTCAAGCCCGCTGTGTCCCGCCACCGCCCCCGGTCCCGCAGGACACTCGGTCGCCAGGACAGGTCCGCCCAGGCTCCCGCACCCGCGAACAGCACCACGGAGCCGAGGAGGAACGCCCCCAGGGCGCCCGCGGCCCCGAGTCCAACGGCGACCGCCACCGAACCGAGCGCTACCCGGGCCACCACCTCCCCGACCCGCAACGCCGCCAGCCGCCCGAACCGTTGCTCGCCCTGCAACCAGCCGACCGCGCAGCCCGAGACCATGATCCCGACAACCGCGGCCATCACCGCGACGACGGCGCTCGCGGGTGCGTACAACGCGGTGACGATCCCGACGAACGCGGCGGCGGGAATGGCGCCGAGAACTCCGATTCCCAGGGCGTGCGCCATGGCGGCTCGGCGTTGTGCCGTCCCCGCGGGGTGGGCCTTGACCGCTTTCGCCAACGCCCACGGCACAGCCGCCGAAGCGGCGGTACCCACCACCAGCAACAGCGTTTGCCCAGCCGCGAACACGGCATAGTCGTTGCTGGGCAACCAATGTGCGAGCGCGATCCCGTAGGCGTAGCTGATCACGCTGACCACGGCGGTTGCGCCTGCCACCACCGCGCCGGCCCGCGCGAGTGCCGGTCCCGTCATGCCCGGGCGGTCGTGGGCAGGGCGACACCGGTCAACAGGTGCTCCTCGGTCGCCAGCTCGACGCTCACCGGCTCGACGTTCCACCTGGCCAGCACCGCCTCGGCGTCCAACTCGTCACACCCGTGCAGCAGCGCGCTCCCCAGATCACCCACCACCCGCACCTGGTCG
It includes:
- a CDS encoding VOC family protein; the protein is MRWTLEVVSVPVSDIDRAKAFYVDGLGFHVDHDTTAGPVRFAQLTPPGSGCSIVIGMSAMAPGSLQGLQLVVNDVRAAHAELTARGVEVGEVQYASREGGFRAATAEDDLNNSGFLFFSDPDGNGWAVQQITARP
- a CDS encoding glycosyltransferase — encoded protein: MTGPALARAGAVVAGATAVVSVISYAYGIALAHWLPSNDYAVFAAGQTLLLVVGTAASAAVPWALAKAVKAHPAGTAQRRAAMAHALGIGVLGAIPAAAFVGIVTALYAPASAVVAVMAAVVGIMVSGCAVGWLQGEQRFGRLAALRVGEVVARVALGSVAVAVGLGAAGALGAFLLGSVVLFAGAGAWADLSWRPSVLRDRGRWRDTAGLSAVQGLLGVLTATDIVLAPIFLGPGSESAAYQLAATLGRVPLFVAAALAVVAFPRLTDSPGTARETMTAYGWLAFPVAAVLITAPADLVRWIVPAHLTAAVQLLPYTVLTGLFFGLITLAITVLQAQSAYRKASKHLIVALVLVLLGIGIGWQTSNLALGTCLGGLVAAATIARPALLPFAASSIATVILWQASHWVPAWIATSALLGLLAIRRIRTTERPPPGARLRVLHLGFEDPALPGSGGGAVRTHEMNRRLARDHDITVLTTRWPGCVDRVEDGVRYEHVGIGEGRTYLGRIAGYAVALPFVSRRYPADLVVEDFFAPVSSIGAPLWTGRPTVGVVQWLNAREKSRQYRLPFFLVERAGVRTHRGLVAVSTGIAERLSAMNPAARVEVVANGVDAAAFDASSPRGEDVVFVGRLEIAQKGLDLLLTAFAEQAHRLPGALVLAGTGPDEQRLRDMAAGLGIADRVRFAGWVSGAAKYRLLAAARVVAVPSRFETFGMVALEAAACGSPVVAFDIDCLREVVPESAGVLVPAFDTAAYGCALAELAADGDRVRRLGLGGRELARAYSWDRLARAQERVYLAAARDWREV
- a CDS encoding ArnT family glycosyltransferase, producing MRKGLVLAGAAVVGLALSLRLWGLTTANELFIDEVTYSRLALSVGRGEWPNLAGEAFYLHPPLTFWLNGVITGLFDLSPDPTTLVFQLRWVNALLGAVVVALGYLLLLRTTKPVVAVVGAVVLAADPFVLRNDSRVMLETPAFALILAGWLCLLIGLERRQWLISVGGFLLGLAVLAKDVSAVPALLPVLLATLWKRTLPRKTALQVFSLALVPYASYVIALAIAGRLPDWWSHKIGGLRRMAGLDQISGFNSPNAPNLLETLLGQLGRFGTSYVLLGLAVPAGVLALRSARADRRLIGLVASVMGMLGLFSLAFGTLEEQMGYFVVVPGVLALGVVAVELSVRLRPALVTATAAVVVAGLAFAAHARAVTDNGYQQARAFLDTQVPPNSRVGLTTPTAQFALHSGEGANLRVGTWTSLGALHRFRADYVLTQSRPLSLGYGYASPDLLPWLARHAEPVFRTTGPSGGDTIVWKLDQAELANAVRTGHLIPEVVAP
- a CDS encoding phytanoyl-CoA dioxygenase family protein encodes the protein MITEQQRRSLLTDGYLGVPDLFTPGEIAEVAQRLDGLFDRFADLPAASVLDLGATDGEFGAEVPEILYPSSLSPQLRRTAVFRRGRALARRVLGAGTWFRFDHSIRKPPGCGYETVWHQDRVHKRSGLPERRLNIWIPTTPVGPADGCMRYVPRSHRNGVLPHEPVPGRRGALRTVGVAESDAVDVPLPVGGAALHLFETVHSAHPNSGPSTRTAWILQFTHPRTVLPTATLLHRAVYFGQTRAWRGKATR
- a CDS encoding polysaccharide pyruvyl transferase family protein, producing the protein MARKGHQMTVDLDGARRVLIVGNFGNGNTGDEALLAAALTELDAGAEVSVLSRNPRLVEWTHGVAARPMTAVSFAAGLRWCEAVLVVGGGMFGSGLPPLVRLLPTVVEATNRVGRATFYLAIGVYPGTPPAALRKLRSAAVFGRLTVRDELSARTLGVPVPVVGDLALELAPASPEAAKLALAGAGIDAEAPLLLLSPKALPDTTRMATLRETCLHATRRWRERGGEVAALALSTHADYGLGLAHRDAALAAALELPVIGPQLPPALAKAVVGRAAGVLGLRLHALVFAAGTGVPFAGFDWEQKSKAFLRERGGTVLGSAEDWVDHTLEVAAQ